The nucleotide sequence CCAGAAAATGAACAGTCCACTTTGGATATTATACAAGTTGCTCTCTGCATCAAGTTCACAATTGGCCGAAGACCTTTGCAACAGATTTTTATTTTTAGCTTGTTCTATCTTTATTAGTCCCCAAATAAGAATAGCAATTGGTTACAATGAATATCAAACTGAAGGGTAACTTTTCCCCCAATACTGTAGCAAGTGTACTCGGTATCTAATTAATTTCACTGAGGACCCTCCTCATCTCTACTcattcttttttccccctttttttccccaattaaggagcaatttagtgtggccaatctacctaccctgcacatctttgtgttgtggaggtgagacccacgtagacgctgggagaatgtgcaaactccacaccgacagtgacccagggccgggatcgaacctgggtccttggcgccgtgaggcagcagtgctaaccagtgcaccaccatgccgcctttaTTTGGTGCATTCTAATACAAAACAGTATGGTACTTTGGTACAAGCTATAATGCATACTGCTGTCTCTAGCAAACCTTAGGATATAGTCGGTACTTGCAAGATATCTTACCTAACCCTGAGGATGAAGAGACGCTGTCTGCAATGGAGCCGGTTTCTGTCTGGTCTGAAGACAGGCCATCCATTAAAGGCAGTGATAATTCTGATGAAGGAATGGAAGAGTCATATATCCCAGAGTCACGGGGCATTTCGGGCAAGTTCACAGATGCCACCATTCGTGGCAAGGGTCTCAGCAGAGAACTGGCATCTTGACGATCAGAAACATCTGCATCTCCAATGATGCTCAAGTGCTGAATTATGGAATAGGAGACTGAATTAATAGGGGTGACATCTGCAATGGTCTTCAAGTGAAAATCGTGCTCAGTGACTGGCTGCTTAAAAACTACTTCATTCAGGACAAGTCCAGAGTCAACTCTAACTGGTCCTTGATGATGAGAGAGACGGGGAAGACCTGGCAATAGCTGCTTCTCAAACCAGTCAGGCTCTAGCTCGATAAGTTGCTTCATATTAGAAATGGCTATGTACAGCGAGCGACCAGATTTAGTTCTGAAGTAGTTGCTTTTACGAATGTTCACTTCACGCGGGTCCCGGTCTGGGTGGCTGTGATCTCGAgcatgtaaatgagaatacagcTGAGGGAAATGGTCCATCAGTTTGTACTTGCAAGCCAAATCTAAGATACCAGGAATGTCTGCTTCACAGGAGTAGTCAAAATAAATGGCGATGAACTTGGAGGGGTTGCCTGAATTTAGTCGTGCTTGGCGCAGCCTCTCTGCTATCATAGAAACAGCCACAATAAAAAGTTCTCCCTGCCCACCATCTCTAAAGCTGCCTTTATGTTTACGATGCTTCTTTTCTACAAAGAACTTCATTCCTTTCGAACAAATAACAATGATATAATGGGACTCCATGATCTGCCGACTGAGCCAATCCATTTGCCCCTCCTTACAGATTTCCAAATGCTCCCACAAATCCAAGGCAacctatttaaaaacaaaataaaacaaaaaaaactcaGTTTCTATAACAGATAGGACAATCCATTCctcaaatgcatttttttttaaaaacacaccaacTTTCCCCTGCATAATAATAATGTTGCAAGTGATTTTAATGCAAATCCATTCTCTCCAAATAAAGCCAGAAGATTCCATTTCTCTTTAATCTTTTAGTCAGGAGGGTACTGACCATTTACAGACCATGATCAATAAGTTAGTAATCATTGCTTGCTGTTTTAAGAATACAGAATGCAAGCAAATTACTTTATCCAGCAGTGAGTTTGATCTGTAAATTCAGGATAAAAGATATCCACTTGGGTGAACAGATAGACTGCAGAAATGTGCTATCTTCTTACGCACAGGAAAACTGATTGCAGTTTGGAATCAGAAAATCATTCTAAAGACTTCATAGTGAAAAATTAACACATGTGAAAATGTGATGTTATGTTCACCGTTCTGAATTCAGGTGACCTTTCTGATTGGCTTCCAGTCTGTTAGTTATAATCTGCGAGGACTAATGTCCAACTAAACATGACAGTAGCTCTTGCTCCAGAATCACGCACGGCTAGATGACAGCTATGGTGACACTGACAAGTAGCAGCAAGCAAACAGATGTTATATCTATACTATTGAACTTGGAGACAGACAGACGCAGCATGAAATTGGatagcccaaaaagatgtgaaggGAACTCCTAATAGTCTTTCTAGGGTTAGCTGCTTTCAGTTTTGCTGTGCGGAATATGACATTTGTTCAGGTTTTGTTGAAACCATAACGTTTTGTGCTGCTTAAAGCAAGGTATAAAGACAAAAAAACTCAAATACAGACAGCAGAGTATTGGATGTTCTCAAGTATACGTAGGATGCTAATTGAGTCTTGAGGGGGGAAATAAAAGCATAGATGAGGGATTCTGATCATCTAAAAATATACtctaaaactataaatttatgtGCAGAAAGTGGTTCACATCATTCATTAAGGGCAAAATTCATAGCAAGTTGCAACCTCTTTCAGCAAGTGTCTGCTTCATTAAACATCTTCAATATGCAGACACCACTTTAAAACTGATCAAAACCTCCTCACAGTATAATGTTTGACAGACTTAAAATTATTCCCCCCCCACACGTAGTTTTACATAGAGTAAGCAAATTTACCTCGCAGCCACAGAAGTCCTGCAGGAAGAATGCAAAGCACTGAACAACACTGAGGTGTTTCTGACAGTCCTTACTAGAATAACAGATGAAAACTTTTGGCTTGGACCGAGGAATTGGCAATGATTCAGAATTCTCCTCATCCAGTTCCGAATACACCGGATCTAAAACAACACAAGATCAATCTTAATATGCAAGCAGTTCAACCCAAACACAATTCCTCAACAAGGCACCAAAGTATCCTTGCCCTGAATAGCAATACTTGATATGAACCTCAAGTATGCAGGATGGTTTAGGGCTGTCAAAACAGAATAATATTCCAATGCATTAGATTATGAACAAAATAATCCTATCAGATAATCGTATCAATAGTCCCCCAGGATTCGGTTTTCGTTTTTAAAAGGCTCATTGCCTAGACGTGTTTTGTTTACAGAGGACAGTGCATTCTGACAATGCCTCAACCAGGGTTGAAATGCCAACCATCAATGCCCTTTTTTCATATCATGTAACATTTtgatccctttgaaatttggcattcttgcacctGTACAGATGAGTGCAAGAAGAAAATCTTTGATAGCATTTTTCTTTTTCAGTAATTCTCAGTTCTGCACGACCAAGCACCTAAATGTACTAATtatttttggaaaatgtaaatatATATAGCACTGAATATAGTCACATAACAACCCTCATCTAGTTCAAAGAAAATAGTGAAAATTGTGACAATCCCATGAGGGAAAGCATCTGAGACCCAGGACTTAACAAAAATTGTGCTTTATTGCGAATTTCTAAATAGTGTAATCTGCACCATCCATTGTATTTCAAAAACTCAATGTTAAATTTCCTACAATCATTCTACATCACTCCATTTCCAGGCCCCTGTCATTGCTGCTCCGTAACTAGCCAGGAAACCCATGAGAAATGCCAGTGTGACCTGCTCACTGATTTTCCTCTATTGTTGAGCACAAACAGATAAAATTACATGACACAACAGCAAAACTAATTGACACattatagggctggtttagctcagtgggctagacagctggtttgtaatgcagaacaagggccagcagggctggttcaattcccgtgccagcttacccgaacaagcgctggaatgtggcgagtaggggctattcacagtaactttatacttgtgacaataaaagattattattattactactacaTTTGATGGGGTatttctagcccccccccccacgggccaACACTTTTTATATCCCCATTCCATTAATTTTATCTCAGCCCAATCAAATATCTGCTGATTCGAATTTACATTAGAAGGGGTTAACCTGTGGACTGGCTCTAGTCTTATTTCCAGATGAGAAAATGTTTACAAGATGCAGACAGTGGGATTTATGTATCTTCATCCGAATCTCACTCCAAAACTTTTGAGAGAAGAGTTAGTTTGGTATATGCTTTGAGAGAATAGTTAGTTTGGTATATGCTATAAATTCTTGTATTCTGAAGCTCAATAAAAAGATCAATTCAAAGGGTGTGTGCAGATCTCACTCCAAAGGGTGTGTGCAGATCTCACTCCAAAGGGTGTGTGCAGATCTCACTCCAAAGGGTGTGTGCAGATCTCACTCCAAAGGGTGTGTGCAGATCTCACTCCAAAGGGTGTGTGCAGATCTCACTCCAAAGGGTGTGTGCAGATCTCACTCCGGAGTTTGAGCACAATACAGATGGGCACTTGGTGCAGTCTCGAGGGGAGTGTTTTACTGTTGGAGATACAATCATATGAACATAAAGATCCCATTGCATTATTTAAAGAGCAGGATGTTCTCTGGCTGTTCGAGCTAATATTTGTCACTCAGCCAGTACTATTTAGAACAGATTGATTGGTTAATCGTTTCTTTTGTTGCTTCCAACAATTTGACTGCTATGTTCGTATGGTTTCTGCTCGATTGTTATTGGGTAAGGACTGGATTAGCATAGTCCCTCTATAACTGTTAACTCTATCCGGaaagttttgggaggggggggtgatattTGAGAGAAAAAATTAATGGCTACTCTAGGATCAGCCAGCTTTCATAGAAGTCATCCTGGTTTTGACAACAATCAAGTAATACGCTTCACTGGATTATTGTCAGACAGCAAAGACCTTCTAACTATTGTCCACCAATATTCCTCGTCTAACCTCACTGTCAATATGCATGTTTACTTTCTTGTCCCCAAAACAATTGCTAACCCCTTCCACTTTCAGAGAATTGTGCAGATTGCAACTATGCAAACCTACTCCCATGCTCCGTCACTTAGTATCGCATAACGTGCATTAGGAAGGGGCGTTCCAATCACTCGAGTGGGTATTTGTTGAGAACTTCTCCAGGACGGAATAATGACTTCCCTATTGTTCCTGATAGTCCTAGAAGACTGCAGTCTGGCTTTAACCCACATTCTCTGAAAAGCTGAAACTCGTGGCCTTCCTTCTTAAACCTGTGCAAATGccaacacttcaaaaagtatttttacccctccaattcttttttgtttagttttttaaaaataatttattaacccaattcatttttccaattaaggggcaatttagcatgaccaatccacctagcttgcacatctttgggttgggggggcgaaacccacgcaaacacggggagaatgtgcaaacttcacacggacagtgacccagatccgggatcgaacctgggacctcgacgccgtatggtcgcagggctaacccactgcgccaccgtgctgccctccctccaatTCTTTTCTGTGGACAAACAATCAAAAAAGATCCTGGAACATGACTTAGAAAAAAGTTCAAAATTGACCTTGAATTTACTTcagaaagttattttttttacttCAGGGAACAAAACGGCAGCGTGTTGCTTACTTTGCTGCTTCTTACAGCATAGCACTgtgaggagagtgatgatggcggAAACGATCACCAGCGGAACTGTGATGGCAATTGCTCGAATTGGCCCAGCCCATAGATAGTGCACTAATGGAAGAGGAGGATAAAGCAGAAAACATGTTAGTTTACTGAACAGAAACTTGATACAAAGCCGAGTCGTGGCACCAATAGCTGGTTTTCATAAGCTTGTACCTATTTTCTGTTGCCATCCAGAAGACAAATTGAAAATTACATTTTTCCACAACGAAAGTGGAGGCTCATTAGATAAGTTCTTGACTTTTGACAAGTAGTTTGGATAAATAGAAGCTCGGCTATTTCAGTCAGGAAGACCGCAGGATCGATTCCTATTCTGTGCCAACTTGCTGATACCGGCGGGAATATCAGCAAAAACATCATAGACAATCTGGGATTAGGGATTTCTTGCCTAAACACTTTGGTGAATTTctactttttttaaaacattattttattacaaacatgtatcaaaacaggttgcagcaaataaacaccctaggaaacatacttcccaacaatcaactatacagtctgtacagattttcccctttttcagcCCCCAACGGTGAATCTGTACTTGATGACCAACTATTCAAAGCTGTTTTTCCCCT is from Scyliorhinus canicula chromosome 11, sScyCan1.1, whole genome shotgun sequence and encodes:
- the il17rd gene encoding interleukin-17 receptor D isoform X1, encoding MAAWLQVCVSMLTFGLIFRGSEVFAAARSKQRGSSPCTSKDNGRTQSGFRYEACSSIGDLKGEHAIDRVRNFCFSQSVQDDLVAVRFQWNPSPLGIEYIRGFKIILQEAKAVGAERLCQALVLEERKQLKYFNKTLVLKSHPFRSLKLKTQYNVTILPFPNLVEENNTFQFEVEHWSPKNLDVNQLYQSTNLNVTFDLAPSLFGFKSYHIRCKMVNTGFHKDKNIFVDNNMTVVSYVFHDLYPGTYTIEVTDSSNTTGKQINFTVRPVHYLWAGPIRAIAITVPLVIVSAIITLLTVLCCKKQQNPVYSELDEENSESLPIPRSKPKVFICYSSKDCQKHLSVVQCFAFFLQDFCGCEVALDLWEHLEICKEGQMDWLSRQIMESHYIIVICSKGMKFFVEKKHRKHKGSFRDGGQGELFIVAVSMIAERLRQARLNSGNPSKFIAIYFDYSCEADIPGILDLACKYKLMDHFPQLYSHLHARDHSHPDRDPREVNIRKSNYFRTKSGRSLYIAISNMKQLIELEPDWFEKQLLPGLPRLSHHQGPVRVDSGLVLNEVVFKQPVTEHDFHLKTIADVTPINSVSYSIIQHLSIIGDADVSDRQDASSLLRPLPRMVASVNLPEMPRDSGIYDSSIPSSELSLPLMDGLSSDQTETGSIADSVSSSSGLGEDEPPGLTRKSSISEPCKVEIDRHIHTAVTL
- the il17rd gene encoding interleukin-17 receptor D isoform X2; translated protein: MVEHNPASDMKILRSMATMSLKSLAKACSSIGDLKGEHAIDRVRNFCFSQSVQDDLVAVRFQWNPSPLGIEYIRGFKIILQEAKAVGAERLCQALVLEERKQLKYFNKTLVLKSHPFRSLKLKTQYNVTILPFPNLVEENNTFQFEVEHWSPKNLDVNQLYQSTNLNVTFDLAPSLFGFKSYHIRCKMVNTGFHKDKNIFVDNNMTVVSYVFHDLYPGTYTIEVTDSSNTTGKQINFTVRPVHYLWAGPIRAIAITVPLVIVSAIITLLTVLCCKKQQNPVYSELDEENSESLPIPRSKPKVFICYSSKDCQKHLSVVQCFAFFLQDFCGCEVALDLWEHLEICKEGQMDWLSRQIMESHYIIVICSKGMKFFVEKKHRKHKGSFRDGGQGELFIVAVSMIAERLRQARLNSGNPSKFIAIYFDYSCEADIPGILDLACKYKLMDHFPQLYSHLHARDHSHPDRDPREVNIRKSNYFRTKSGRSLYIAISNMKQLIELEPDWFEKQLLPGLPRLSHHQGPVRVDSGLVLNEVVFKQPVTEHDFHLKTIADVTPINSVSYSIIQHLSIIGDADVSDRQDASSLLRPLPRMVASVNLPEMPRDSGIYDSSIPSSELSLPLMDGLSSDQTETGSIADSVSSSSGLGEDEPPGLTRKSSISEPCKVEIDRHIHTAVTL